GTCGCACGAACGACCGAGCCTCGGGCGTGAGCGAGGCCCCGCCGCCCGCCTCGCCGTCCCGCACCCGCCGCACGAGCGGGCCTCCAATGGTGGCCTCAGCGTTCCCCAGGTAGCTCAGGGCATGGCGATACGACCAGCCGACGCGTCGGGCCGCGGCGCGGATGGAGCCCGTCGCGTCGATCGCCGCGAGGAGGCCGACTCCGCCGTCGCCCAGGGCGAAGCCTCTCGCACCCTCGAGCCACACTTTGTGCCGGATCACGAGGCGATGTGCACCACCGTGCATATCGCCCTTAGCCGATGCCGGGGCAACCAGCGCTGCGTGGCCGTCGCGCCGTGATGCCGCCGGTCGGCTAGAATGGAGCCGTGCTGCCCGTGTTGCAGGCCGTGGCCGCCGCCCTGTTGTTCGGCCTGAGCGCCCCTCTCGCCAAGCTCCTGCTCGGCACCGTCTCGCCCTGGCTCCTGGCCGCGCTCCTCTACCTCGGGGCGGGCGCCTTCCTCACGGCCGTCCGGCTCGGGCGCACGGGCCGTCCCGCGCTCGGGACGGCGCTCCGGGGCTCCGAT
This genomic stretch from Candidatus Methylomirabilota bacterium harbors:
- a CDS encoding LysR family transcriptional regulator; the protein is MHGGAHRLVIRHKVWLEGARGFALGDGGVGLLAAIDATGSIRAAARRVGWSYRHALSYLGNAEATIGGPLVRRVRDGEAGGGASLTPEARSFVRRYGRFRRELDRTVRRLYRTAIGGTAR
- a CDS encoding EamA family transporter encodes the protein MLPVLQAVAAALLFGLSAPLAKLLLGTVSPWLLAALLYLGAGAFLTAVRLGRTGRPALGTALRGSD